A window of the Longimicrobium sp. genome harbors these coding sequences:
- a CDS encoding adenylate kinase, giving the protein MDLVLLGAPGAGKGTQGALLAEALGTPKIATGDMLRDAVRQGTPLGVQAKAVMDAGKLVSDDIVLGLVRERLSRDDAEGGAIFDGYPRNVAQARALDGLLEDLGRGIDAVVYLEVDDDAIVRRMSGRRTDPETGVVYHVDHNPPPADVAGRVVQRDDDREETVRHRLEVYRENTAPLVEHYRGAGVPVHTLDGSRAIDAVQADVLGVLGR; this is encoded by the coding sequence ATGGATCTCGTTCTCCTTGGCGCCCCGGGCGCCGGCAAGGGCACGCAGGGCGCCCTGCTCGCCGAAGCGCTGGGCACGCCCAAGATCGCCACCGGCGACATGCTTCGCGACGCGGTGCGCCAGGGCACCCCGCTGGGGGTGCAGGCCAAGGCCGTGATGGACGCGGGGAAGCTCGTGTCCGACGACATCGTCCTCGGCCTGGTGCGCGAGCGGCTTTCGCGTGACGACGCCGAGGGCGGCGCCATCTTCGACGGCTATCCGCGCAACGTGGCCCAGGCCCGCGCGCTGGACGGGCTGCTGGAGGACCTTGGGCGCGGCATCGACGCCGTGGTGTACCTGGAGGTGGACGACGACGCCATCGTGCGGAGGATGAGCGGCCGGCGCACCGACCCGGAAACGGGGGTGGTGTACCACGTGGACCACAACCCCCCGCCGGCCGACGTGGCCGGCCGGGTGGTGCAGCGCGACGACGACCGCGAGGAAACGGTGCGCCACCGGCTGGAGGTGTACCGCGAGAACACGGCGCCGCTGGTGGAGCACTACCGCGGGGCCGGGGTTCCCGTCCACACCCTGGACGGGTCGCGCGCCATCGACGCGGTGCAGGCCGACGTCCTGGGGGTGCTGGGGCGGTGA
- the map gene encoding type I methionyl aminopeptidase, whose product MIHLKSAAEIDTIARAGAILASLWRAIPARVAPGVSTGELDRWAESFIRSHPGAEPAFKGLYGFPATLCISVNHEVVHGIPSSRRVLREGDIVSVDCGVKLEGFYADAAVTLPVGAVAEPVAELLELTQLALARGIAEARPGSRLGDVGAAIQEVADGAGYGVVRELVGHGVGRQPHEEPQVPNFGVRGKGLKLLEGMVLAIEPMFNLGTATVRTLPDRWTVVTADRKVSAHFEHTVAVTADGPRILTI is encoded by the coding sequence GTGATCCACCTCAAGTCGGCGGCGGAGATCGACACCATCGCCCGCGCGGGGGCCATCCTGGCCAGCCTGTGGCGGGCGATTCCCGCCCGGGTGGCGCCCGGGGTGAGCACGGGGGAGCTGGACCGCTGGGCGGAGTCGTTCATCCGCTCGCACCCGGGCGCCGAGCCGGCGTTCAAGGGGCTGTACGGCTTTCCCGCCACGCTGTGCATCTCGGTGAACCACGAGGTGGTTCACGGCATTCCCTCGTCGCGGCGCGTGCTGCGCGAGGGCGACATCGTGAGCGTGGACTGCGGGGTGAAGCTCGAGGGGTTCTACGCCGACGCGGCGGTCACCCTTCCCGTGGGCGCGGTGGCCGAGCCGGTGGCGGAGCTGCTGGAGCTCACGCAGCTGGCGCTGGCCCGGGGGATCGCCGAGGCGCGCCCGGGGAGCCGCCTGGGCGATGTGGGGGCGGCCATCCAGGAAGTGGCCGACGGGGCGGGGTACGGCGTGGTGCGCGAGCTGGTGGGCCACGGCGTGGGCCGCCAGCCGCACGAGGAGCCGCAGGTGCCCAACTTCGGCGTGCGAGGCAAGGGCCTCAAGCTGCTGGAGGGGATGGTGCTGGCCATCGAGCCCATGTTCAACCTTGGCACGGCCACGGTGCGCACGCTGCCGGACCGGTGGACCGTGGTGACCGCCGACCGCAAGGTGTCGGCGCACTTCGAGCACACCGTGGCGGTGACGGCCGAC